A DNA window from Microcystis aeruginosa NIES-843 contains the following coding sequences:
- the sixA gene encoding phosphohistidine phosphatase SixA: MKLYFVRHGLAGQSGDYLNDGERPLTEEGKAKTAKIAQRLGQLGVKFDLILTSPLVRAVQTAEILQKAGLSRKIEQFNPLSPNGNIQDWVQWWQKSDYQREENAIAMVGHEPDLGYWTEMLVWGKFQGKLSVKKAGIIGLEVPNQENPLGKCELFWLTAPKLLL, from the coding sequence ATGAAACTTTATTTTGTGCGTCATGGATTAGCAGGACAATCGGGGGATTATCTCAACGATGGGGAACGTCCTTTAACCGAGGAAGGTAAGGCAAAAACTGCTAAAATTGCCCAAAGATTAGGACAGTTGGGGGTGAAATTTGACCTAATTCTCACTTCTCCCCTGGTGCGTGCCGTGCAAACCGCCGAAATTTTGCAAAAAGCGGGTTTAAGCCGTAAAATTGAGCAATTTAATCCCCTATCTCCCAACGGCAATATTCAAGATTGGGTGCAATGGTGGCAAAAGTCGGACTATCAGCGAGAGGAAAACGCGATCGCAATGGTAGGCCACGAACCGGATTTAGGCTATTGGACGGAAATGCTAGTTTGGGGCAAGTTTCAAGGAAAATTATCGGTCAAAAAAGCGGGAATAATTGGTCTAGAGGTTCCCAATCAGGAAAATCCCCTAGGCAAGTGTGAGTTATTCTGGTTGACAGCCCCGAAATTACTCCTCTAG
- a CDS encoding PEP-CTERM sorting domain-containing protein, producing the protein MSSLTTQFNLKTDNSGLVGTIINSPLRVGDRFFVEILMENSDINPVGITSSAINLSFDPRSIQNIDNPFNPSDINSPLVTSSFPFGRTGILDNTNGSITNLVGGSLPFLGIGSPLGINQLDTFSLLYFQVIGNGNSGLVLNIDLSQTGFSDGSVASYSGNQSQFIKIVQVGSSTAIPEPSTILAIVILGLGVLLSKKRNQDSSNDG; encoded by the coding sequence ATGTCTAGTCTGACTACTCAATTCAACCTCAAAACTGATAATAGTGGCCTAGTGGGAACTATTATTAATAGTCCTCTCCGTGTAGGCGATAGATTTTTTGTAGAAATTTTAATGGAAAATAGTGATATTAATCCGGTCGGTATCACTAGCAGTGCCATTAATTTATCCTTCGATCCTCGCTCAATTCAAAACATCGACAATCCTTTCAATCCCTCAGATATCAATAGTCCTCTTGTTACCTCTAGTTTCCCCTTTGGACGCACGGGAATCTTAGACAATACCAATGGTTCAATTACTAACTTAGTCGGCGGTTCTTTACCATTTTTGGGCATTGGTTCACCTCTAGGAATTAATCAATTGGATACTTTTAGTTTATTGTATTTTCAAGTAATCGGCAATGGTAATTCTGGTCTGGTACTTAATATTGATTTATCTCAAACTGGTTTTAGCGATGGCAGTGTTGCCAGTTATTCTGGTAATCAAAGTCAGTTTATAAAAATAGTTCAAGTGGGTTCATCGACAGCTATTCCCGAACCTTCTACAATTTTGGCAATAGTAATATTAGGGTTAGGTGTATTGCTGTCTAAAAAGCGCAATCAAGACAGTAGTAATGATGGTTAA
- a CDS encoding IS1634 family transposase, producing MNQSTEIEVKNLDHLGLVAGIIDEIGIVEIINEQVSIERGEIVTAGQVVKAIILNGLGFVSRALYLFPQFFEDKATEHLLGEGIEPKHLNDDKIGRVMDKLYQLNVSVIFLLISLAAVKKFGVATENSHLDSTSLSVEGEYNKEYPTVEILKSGAVGEEIETRQQPIKITYGYSRDRRPDLKQFMIDLIVSGDGDVPLFLKVGDGNEADKAVFGQIAREFKKQVDFDSLIVGDSALYSKENLKLMKEMRWLSRVPLSIKEAQELVDSISEKELTDSEIPGYSWRETISNYGGIEQRWLLVESQARQESDLKKLEKKIEQEKNSAQEKIRQLSRREFENRAVALAIAKGLSDSLKSHQLTEIKVNLIPPESQGSKLKSKDDLPSQSYQVQAELELNLTAIERLKKRAGRFVLATNDLEKQRLSSEDILKKYKGQQAPERGFSFLKDPCFFAHSVFLKSPHRIEVMAMLMGLCLLVYTIGQRQLRLSLKQQETGLKNPLGKLTDRPTLRWIFQGFQGIHLVRIQDNQKISNLTDERRNILRFFPKPCQEYYLLS from the coding sequence ATGAATCAATCAACAGAAATTGAAGTCAAAAATCTAGACCATCTGGGATTAGTAGCCGGAATTATCGATGAAATAGGAATCGTTGAAATTATCAACGAACAAGTCTCAATTGAGCGAGGAGAAATTGTCACAGCTGGGCAAGTCGTGAAAGCAATTATCCTGAATGGATTGGGATTTGTCTCCCGAGCCTTGTATTTATTTCCTCAATTTTTTGAAGATAAAGCAACCGAACATCTGCTGGGAGAGGGCATCGAACCAAAACACCTGAATGATGATAAAATTGGTCGAGTAATGGACAAACTTTATCAACTTAATGTTTCGGTCATTTTCCTACTGATTAGTTTAGCGGCCGTGAAAAAATTTGGTGTAGCAACCGAGAACTCCCATTTAGATTCGACTTCTCTATCAGTAGAAGGAGAATATAACAAGGAATACCCAACAGTAGAAATCCTGAAATCAGGAGCAGTGGGAGAAGAAATTGAAACCAGACAACAGCCAATAAAAATTACCTACGGATACTCCCGCGACCGAAGACCTGACTTAAAACAATTTATGATTGACTTAATCGTAAGTGGGGATGGAGATGTACCTTTATTCCTGAAAGTAGGGGACGGAAATGAAGCGGACAAAGCGGTTTTTGGTCAAATCGCCCGAGAATTTAAAAAACAAGTTGACTTTGACAGTTTAATAGTCGGCGATAGCGCCCTCTATAGCAAAGAGAATTTAAAACTAATGAAAGAAATGCGTTGGTTGTCTCGAGTACCATTAAGCATTAAAGAGGCTCAAGAGTTGGTTGATAGCATCTCAGAAAAAGAGTTAACCGATTCAGAAATACCGGGTTATTCCTGGCGGGAAACCATCTCTAACTATGGGGGGATAGAACAAAGATGGTTGCTAGTTGAAAGTCAAGCTAGACAAGAATCAGACTTGAAAAAATTAGAGAAAAAAATCGAGCAGGAAAAGAATTCTGCCCAAGAAAAAATCCGGCAACTATCCCGAAGAGAATTTGAGAATAGAGCGGTGGCGTTGGCGATAGCCAAAGGATTATCTGACTCCTTAAAATCTCATCAGTTAACGGAGATTAAAGTCAATCTCATTCCGCCTGAGTCCCAGGGGTCAAAACTCAAATCAAAAGACGATTTACCCTCTCAAAGCTATCAAGTTCAAGCCGAATTAGAGTTGAATTTGACCGCCATTGAGAGGCTAAAGAAACGAGCAGGACGATTCGTTTTAGCAACTAACGATTTGGAGAAACAACGATTAAGCAGTGAGGATATACTCAAAAAATATAAAGGGCAACAAGCTCCGGAAAGAGGATTTTCTTTTCTCAAAGACCCCTGCTTTTTTGCCCACAGTGTCTTTCTCAAATCTCCCCATAGAATCGAGGTCATGGCCATGCTCATGGGCTTGTGCCTGCTGGTTTATACTATTGGTCAAAGACAACTTCGTTTAAGTTTAAAACAGCAGGAGACGGGACTGAAAAATCCGTTGGGTAAGTTAACTGACCGACCGACGTTACGCTGGATATTTCAGGGCTTTCAAGGGATTCATCTCGTCCGTATTCAAGACAATCAAAAGATTAGCAACTTAACGGATGAGAGGCGCAACATTTTGAGATTTTTTCCCAAACCTTGCCAGGAATATTATCTCTTATCTTGA
- a CDS encoding IS30-like element ISMae39 family transposase, translated as MSHQHLNIEQRNLLYQLSQEGNLSQRQMAVWLGCHQSTISRELKRNQSSLGCYLPDTAQAQSETRRKNAKQPFKNVSESALELVKEGLKDYHSPEQIAGRLKRASQESLSHETIYQMIYQNYHGCGEYQKYLRRGLCQRKSRGGAKSKRGGIPGRVDISERPVIADQKTEIGHWESDTMIGGNHLGVLVTHVDKASKFLGAGLAKNKTASEINRVTEKLFQEIHPDKRKTFTCDNGKEFCGHQELSQKLGADFYFATPYHSWERGLNEHTKGLLRQFFPKGTNFKIVKPEEVERAVNLINNRPRKCLDYRTPNEVFYKGRSEDLLHNFFMV; from the coding sequence ATGAGCCACCAACATCTTAACATAGAACAAAGAAACTTGCTCTACCAACTTAGTCAGGAGGGAAATTTATCTCAACGGCAAATGGCCGTCTGGCTCGGATGTCATCAAAGCACAATATCACGGGAATTAAAAAGGAATCAAAGTTCCCTTGGCTGCTATCTACCTGACACAGCACAAGCTCAAAGCGAGACAAGGCGAAAAAATGCCAAACAACCCTTTAAAAATGTCAGCGAGTCAGCCTTAGAGTTGGTCAAAGAAGGATTGAAAGATTATCATAGTCCCGAACAAATAGCAGGTCGTCTGAAAAGAGCCAGTCAAGAATCTCTCAGTCACGAAACCATCTATCAAATGATCTATCAGAACTATCACGGATGTGGAGAGTACCAGAAATATTTACGCCGGGGGCTTTGTCAAAGAAAGAGTCGAGGCGGAGCAAAAAGTAAGCGTGGAGGGATTCCAGGGCGTGTAGATATCAGCGAGCGACCAGTAATTGCTGACCAGAAAACTGAAATCGGTCATTGGGAAAGTGACACAATGATTGGAGGCAATCATCTAGGAGTTCTCGTTACTCATGTAGATAAAGCCTCGAAATTTTTAGGAGCAGGATTAGCCAAAAACAAAACCGCATCGGAAATCAATAGAGTCACAGAAAAACTTTTTCAAGAGATTCACCCTGACAAAAGAAAAACCTTTACTTGTGACAACGGCAAAGAATTTTGTGGACATCAAGAGTTGAGTCAGAAACTAGGAGCAGATTTTTATTTTGCTACTCCTTATCATTCGTGGGAGAGGGGATTAAACGAGCATACCAAGGGACTGTTAAGACAATTTTTCCCCAAGGGAACGAATTTTAAAATCGTTAAGCCAGAGGAGGTGGAAAGAGCCGTAAACTTGATTAACAATCGTCCTCGAAAATGTCTTGACTATCGTACCCCGAATGAGGTATTCTATAAAGGTAGATCAGAAGACCTCTTGCATAATTTTTTTATGGTATAA
- a CDS encoding cadherin repeat domain-containing protein — MRIAELNRFSLLRFNVVGTRDNSNLTVTFDPSQIGFADGTFADPNGTLSLTRNIIINDAPIVGTINNVNLAERSAAGTVVVAGNLVEATDDNYGQTPTFSLSTSPKDGSGNNLFAINATTGEITLTQAGSNTIDYESGVISYQLGVRATDGYKTSAEKTFNVKITNVNEGTIVVDKTAVTFGTKLSQYRQGATDSLFVRPNFADKTQYIDITNTAVGTNDVLAIAGITINAQNVTTDANFANGDILLNPGQTRRIALAYTPKAAQENFNLANGLVINSNAQNNSALNIQLTGKSTFNSDISYDERVNLTDLTTLQRPGLFGSSSEQTNYDPTADITGDGRINLAELVPFNSEFGLVV; from the coding sequence ATGAGAATTGCTGAATTAAATCGCTTTAGTCTGCTACGCTTTAATGTAGTCGGTACACGGGACAACTCCAACCTAACCGTCACCTTTGATCCTTCCCAAATTGGTTTTGCTGATGGCACATTTGCTGATCCTAATGGTACTTTAAGCTTAACCCGTAACATCATTATCAATGATGCTCCCATCGTCGGTACTATTAATAACGTCAACCTCGCCGAAAGAAGCGCAGCAGGTACAGTAGTAGTAGCCGGTAACTTAGTCGAAGCAACCGATGATAATTACGGACAAACTCCCACCTTTAGCCTCAGTACCTCTCCTAAAGATGGGTCAGGAAATAACCTTTTTGCCATCAATGCAACCACCGGAGAAATTACCCTCACTCAAGCAGGTTCTAATACCATTGACTATGAAAGTGGAGTAATATCCTATCAATTGGGAGTCAGAGCAACTGACGGTTACAAAACCTCTGCGGAAAAGACATTTAACGTTAAGATTACTAACGTTAATGAAGGGACAATAGTCGTAGATAAAACTGCTGTTACCTTCGGGACAAAACTCTCCCAATACCGACAAGGTGCAACCGATAGCCTGTTTGTCCGTCCTAACTTTGCTGACAAAACCCAATACATTGATATTACTAATACCGCAGTGGGAACTAATGATGTACTCGCTATTGCTGGTATTACTATTAATGCACAAAATGTCACCACAGATGCCAATTTTGCCAATGGAGACATACTGCTAAACCCCGGACAAACTCGACGTATTGCTTTAGCATATACACCCAAAGCAGCGCAAGAAAACTTCAATTTGGCTAACGGTTTAGTCATCAACAGTAATGCTCAAAACAATTCCGCTTTGAACATTCAACTAACAGGGAAATCAACCTTTAACAGTGATATTTCCTACGATGAACGGGTGAATTTAACCGACTTAACTACCTTACAACGTCCGGGGTTATTTGGTAGTAGCAGTGAACAAACTAACTATGACCCTACTGCTGATATTACCGGAGATGGAAGAATTAATCTTGCCGAATTAGTTCCCTTCAATTCCGAATTTGGATTAGTTGTTTAG
- a CDS encoding IS701-like element ISMae34 family transposase, translated as MKETTPAAMPPCFDRWCRRFDNCFKNEAQKNGFRQYLGGLLGESERKNLTQMANNAVGVVYNRLHHFLTESPWSDRQVNECRLQVMNQCRQTQIPRGFSLIVDDSGHRKSGNLTAGVGRQYLGEIGKTDNGIVAVTTHLYDGKKSVPLDIEIYQPASSLAEGKEDKEFKKKPEIAIDLIDRSLTRGYRPKIVLIDAGYGNNTNFLKALEERKLKYLGGLAKNRKVIIEKEGGVEETIQLEQLAKSLSEKDWEKITLNLDKEKTVWVAVFRAKISQLEGERNLAIVMNASSMEKATEVDYFITNVVEADTVTASWIVKTYTERNWVEVFYREAKGWLGLREYQVRDKRSLLRHFILVFCAYTFILWHKLTGGLQRQWANRPLNTFVEALEAFRTAMSFRFFEWLTENRDVFAAYKASLGFVWA; from the coding sequence ATGAAAGAGACAACCCCAGCCGCGATGCCCCCATGCTTTGACCGATGGTGTCGGCGGTTTGACAATTGCTTCAAAAACGAAGCGCAAAAAAACGGCTTCAGACAATATTTAGGAGGATTATTAGGGGAAAGTGAGCGGAAAAACCTCACTCAAATGGCCAATAATGCCGTCGGAGTAGTTTATAACCGATTACATCACTTTTTGACCGAATCTCCCTGGTCAGACCGTCAGGTGAATGAATGTCGGTTGCAAGTGATGAACCAATGCCGCCAGACGCAAATCCCCCGAGGATTTTCCCTGATTGTCGATGACTCAGGACATCGAAAAAGTGGCAATCTGACCGCCGGAGTTGGCAGGCAGTACCTAGGAGAAATTGGCAAGACAGACAACGGAATAGTCGCCGTCACTACCCATCTCTACGACGGCAAAAAAAGTGTCCCCCTAGACATTGAAATTTATCAACCGGCTAGTTCCTTAGCCGAGGGGAAAGAAGACAAAGAATTTAAGAAGAAACCGGAGATAGCGATAGATTTAATTGACCGGAGCTTAACCAGAGGCTATCGACCGAAAATCGTCTTAATAGATGCTGGTTATGGCAACAACACAAATTTTCTCAAAGCCCTGGAAGAAAGAAAGCTAAAATACTTAGGAGGATTGGCAAAAAATCGAAAAGTAATTATTGAAAAAGAAGGGGGTGTGGAAGAAACAATCCAGCTTGAGCAACTAGCAAAAAGCCTATCAGAAAAGGATTGGGAGAAAATCACCCTAAATCTAGATAAAGAAAAAACGGTTTGGGTAGCGGTATTCAGAGCGAAAATATCTCAACTAGAAGGAGAAAGGAACTTGGCGATCGTCATGAATGCAAGTTCAATGGAAAAAGCCACAGAGGTGGACTATTTCATCACCAATGTAGTTGAGGCAGATACAGTAACAGCGTCGTGGATAGTCAAGACTTACACCGAAAGAAATTGGGTGGAAGTATTCTACCGAGAAGCCAAAGGATGGTTAGGGTTAAGGGAATACCAAGTCAGGGATAAACGAAGCTTACTTCGTCATTTTATCCTGGTGTTTTGTGCCTATACATTTATCCTGTGGCATAAGTTAACTGGGGGATTGCAAAGGCAGTGGGCGAATCGACCTTTAAACACTTTTGTGGAAGCCTTGGAAGCTTTTCGGACAGCGATGTCTTTCCGTTTCTTTGAGTGGCTGACCGAGAATCGGGATGTGTTTGCCGCTTACAAAGCCAGTTTAGGCTTTGTTTGGGCTTGA
- a CDS encoding type II toxin-antitoxin system HicB family antitoxin — protein sequence MAQIKYPMVIQWSDEDNCFLVALPDFPWQYWRTHGDTYEEAVANGKEAIESLMIAYQADNDSLPEPLFCRMV from the coding sequence ATGGCACAAATTAAATATCCCATGGTGATTCAATGGTCTGATGAAGACAATTGTTTTTTGGTTGCATTGCCTGATTTTCCGTGGCAATATTGGCGTACTCATGGAGATACTTATGAGGAAGCTGTCGCTAATGGAAAAGAAGCTATAGAATCCCTAATGATTGCTTATCAAGCAGATAATGACTCCTTACCTGAACCTTTATTTTGTAGGATGGTTTAG
- a CDS encoding type II toxin-antitoxin system VapC family toxin — MSEKICRQIKNSNNEVFLSVVSVWECVIKYQLGKLNFPERPDLYLPKKRKQHLINSLVIDEKSLVHLKDLPLLHKDPFDRLLICQALQHNLVVATEDNAILAYPNLQFF; from the coding sequence TTGTCTGAAAAAATATGCCGTCAGATAAAAAATAGCAATAACGAAGTTTTTTTGAGTGTAGTCTCTGTTTGGGAGTGCGTTATTAAGTATCAGTTAGGCAAATTAAATTTTCCTGAGCGTCCTGACCTATATCTTCCCAAAAAAAGAAAACAGCATTTAATTAACAGTTTAGTTATTGATGAAAAAAGCCTAGTACATTTAAAAGATTTACCACTCCTTCATAAAGATCCTTTTGACCGTCTTTTAATCTGTCAAGCTTTACAGCATAATTTAGTAGTGGCTACTGAAGATAATGCAATTTTAGCCTATCCTAACTTACAGTTTTTTTGA